The stretch of DNA TTAAAATGCTCTGGGAACTAGCGTTTACCGTAGGGGCAACAAAGATTAAATTGCCGGTCGCCAATTGCTGTTTGCTGTTGGGATCGAGCAACTCCACCGTCAGCCCCGTTCTGAGTTGGTTGGCCCGTTCTGGCGGCACCTCAATATTTAAAAATAGACTCTCGACCTGGGCAATTCGAGTGATGGCCTGACCAACGCTGACGAAATCGCCGACGTTGACCGTCAGATTGTCGAGGACACCAGCCACCGGCGCGACTACATTGCGGAAGCTAACACTGACCTGGGAGGCATCGGCCTGGGCCTGGGCCTGACGAATCTGGGCTTCGGCCTGCTGGACCGCCACTTCGGCGGCCGCGACCTGCTTGTTGGCGGCAATCAGTTGATTTTGTGAGGCTTCTAGTTTGGACTGGGCTTCATCCAAACGAATTTGGGCCAGCCCCCCCGCCGCCACTAGTTTTTGGGCCCGGTCCACGTTGGCCCGATCAAAATTTAAGGTGGACTGAACGGTGTCTCGCTGGGCTTTGGCGATGTCCAGGGACTTCTGGGCATTATCCCGCTGACCCATGGCTACATCTACTCCAGCGATCGCCCCCTGGAACTGCGGCTCAGCCTGGTCGGGCCGCAGGACTAGAAGAGACTGACCCGCCGCGACTTCCTGTCCCGGAGTCACCAGGATGCGCTCGATTCGTCCTTGGGTTTCAGTCCGTACCTCGGCGATTTGGGTAGCTTCGAGTTGGCCCACAAATTCGGTGCTGGTTTTAACGGTGCCGGTCTGGAGGGTTTCCACATCGACGGGTACAACCGGCGCAGCGGCACTGGCTTCGGGCGTGGGCCGACAGCTAGTGGCCAGCACGGACAGGGATAGCGCTGTCCCCATCAGCAGGGGAGACAGGCGGCTCAGCAGGGGTGTTCTGAGTTCCATGGGCGTACCAAAAAGTCCATCTGTCAAAGGGAGGATTTCCCTGGAGATTATAAGGCCGAGTTAGAGTTTTTTTGGGGTAGTTAAAGATGTTCTAAGTATTTCAAAAATCAACGTTCTATGGCCTTGGGTTGTCCAGAAAGGTCTTAGGCCTCTAGGTGCCTTCCCGGTATGCTCCTGATGTCTGAAGGGCTAGAAATGATACCCAGGAAAAGTGAAAAATTTGTGTAGTGGATTCATGGAATGGGGATCTTTCGAAGGGATTAGAGATGAAATTCCTATCATTAAAGACAGCCAGAAATTGACAACCTTGAATTCAGGGCAGCCTATGCTAATTAAAAATGGCATCGATCGCTCTTATCCGATTTCTGCCCCGACGAATACCATCGCGAAACTGATCAATATCGTCTAGGGTGTTGCAGAGATCGGGGTCGCGGTTTCGGTCTGCCCTGCGATCGCAAATATCCCGGCGCACGGTGTCGCGAATGTCATCTCGAATTTCGTCACGGATACTGTCACGAATGACATTCCCCAAACTCTCATCGGCCAGGGCCGCTGAATAGATCGTGGGCAGGGTCGCGATCGCGAGGAGTAGGCTGTAAATGGGTTTCATGGATGGCATTTAAGGAATAAGAGAGAAAGACTCGAAAAAATGCTCGAAGTTGGCCTGGTCGTCATCAATGG from Leptolyngbya sp. KIOST-1 encodes:
- a CDS encoding efflux RND transporter periplasmic adaptor subunit, with the translated sequence MELRTPLLSRLSPLLMGTALSLSVLATSCRPTPEASAAAPVVPVDVETLQTGTVKTSTEFVGQLEATQIAEVRTETQGRIERILVTPGQEVAAGQSLLVLRPDQAEPQFQGAIAGVDVAMGQRDNAQKSLDIAKAQRDTVQSTLNFDRANVDRAQKLVAAGGLAQIRLDEAQSKLEASQNQLIAANKQVAAAEVAVQQAEAQIRQAQAQADASQVSVSFRNVVAPVAGVLDNLTVNVGDFVSVGQAITRIAQVESLFLNIEVPPERANQLRTGLTVELLDPNSKQQLATGNLIFVAPTVNASSQSILTRAQFQNVEGRLRDGQFVAARIIWQTQPGILVPTTAISRLGGKDFVFLVAEQPNENGQEFVTLQPVDLGAIQGDRYQVLSGLDQGDRIAVSNILRLNDGVAIAPESSAPQSGL